The genome window GGCACCATTTTGTACCAATCCCCATTCAAATGCTCAATGATAGCCGGCTGCGGTGTTTTATTGCGCTGGATCGGCCGAGGCGACATATTGAAAAACAATGCCCAGTTGGTGCCGTCGAGTGTAAAATCGCTGCCATTTCTAAGGGTGAATTTGGCATCGAAACTATGCGCTGGCTCTATAAAATTGGTAATGAGCTTCCACGAAATACCGATTTTTTGCGCCTGCTCTTTGGTAACGTCACCGCTGCGCGAACAGCCGGCCAGGATAAGGAAACAAAATGCAACAAGCTGATAAAGGAATATTCTCTTCATTGGGTCAGAAATACAAAGATTTGATGAGTTTTAACGGTTGCTATGCAGGCAAGCCGGATTACAGCATTAATATTACTGATAACTTAGGAAAATATACTAGTATTTCTTTCAGCAATTGCCGCAATGATCCTGGTCCGCCAACGGACCTATTTTTTACCTTCCCACATCATTAATCCTTCGATCAATGCAGTGAGCTGGGCAGTCGGCATGCCGGGTGTGAGGTACGCGTGCGGGCCCATGGGGTCGTCCTGCCAGGTGTTGTTCCCATCTGTAATGACGATTTTCCCGCGTTTTAGTCCAAAATAAGGCTGTACACCACGTACGCCGACGAGCACTGCAGTCTGGTCCCAGCTCTGGCGGCCATTGGCATCCTCCTTGCTTTTGGACATGGCCATTTGGTAAGCATCTTTAACGGGGCCTTTTAATCTTTCATTTGCAATCACATGCACACCGGTCCGGATCTCCTGCCCTATTTCAAAACCGCTGAAAATGATTTCCGTGGGCCATTCCGTGAAAACCTTCTGAGAGGCGAGTGAGTCTGCATATACATTGTATTCACGTCCTGCCGGAAATTTACCGGCCATGCTCACAAGGCCGCTTACTTTCTTCTTCACCAGGCCCAGCCCCGACAAGGGAGAATGTGCATCAGGTTTCGAATCAAGCAGATTAGCCAGGTTTGTTAAAAAACCAATAGTGACGATAGTGACGCTCTGATCCGGTTGTTTGGCTAAAATTTTACGATAAACCGTTACCGCATCTTCTGCGTCGGCGGTATTTTTGATCTTGTGCGGATACTTTTCAACCAGCATTTCGGGCCATTTTTGCGTAGCGCCAAAGGCTGGCGCTCCCGCTCCTTTCGGCGCTCCTGTTGGCAGTTCGGGTCGTCCGAAAAATGTGTTGATCAGGTCGATCGTAGGCACTACATATTCATTTTTATTGGAAGCGATCACCGCCAAAGGCCTTACTTCCCCCTTGTCTGCCAAGGCATGCATGACCGCCATGGCGCCCACATCGTCATAATCCGGGCCAATGTCCGTATCCAGAATTAATGTTTTGGGGAGCCGGCTTCCTGTTTGAGAATACACGTGGGAACAAGTTAAAAGACAAAATATCAGTATTATTTTATGCATGGCAATCATTAAGAAAAACACTTTTGCGCAAATTTAACCGCTTTAATGCTTCAAAACATGAAAGACCTGCTTTTCCTTTCCACTCACCACTTCCAGTAAATAAGTCCCGGAACCATATTCCGCGCCGGTAAGGTCCATTTTATGCTTTTGGACAAAACCCGTTGCTGCCGATTTCGACCTTTGGTACATACGGCCGCCGTTGTCATATACATTCACGGTCACCTCCGCACCCGTATTGGCCTGATAAGTGACATAAAACATGCCTGTGGAGGGATTTGGGTAAACCTGCCAGGATGGTTTATCATCAAAAAACACAGGTTTAACGCTCGAATACCGGTAACTTTTATCCGTGTCCACCATTTTTAACCGATAATAAAGCACACCCGTTTGCGATGAACGCTTGTCCGTAAATGCATAACCCTGTGTCACGTTCAAACCGCCTCGGGATATCATTTCACCCAATTTCACGAATTGATTCTGGCGGTAGGCGTCATTTCCAGCTGCTACTTCAATCTCGAAATGGTCAAAGTTTTCTTCGGAAGTAGTCTGCCATTCGAGCAAAACCGATTTATCACCATCGGCATCTTTTTTCCTGGCCGAGAAGCTGATCAGCGAAACAGGCAATGCTTCACCGGAACCGATGAAGTTTTTGGCAAGCCAGAATTCAGAGAATGTTTTTACCTTCAACTCAGCATAATAACCTCTGTCATAAGGCACTTTCTTAACATTGGCCGATGGGTGAAAAGTCCATCCGATACCCAAACTGTTATCAATGTTACCATCCTCTTTGGACAGGTCCGTGCTCTTAAACTTCGAAATTCCCAACTCATAAGCATTGGCCGGCTTGTCACAGGTGTTACAGCCCGTTGCATTTACCAAGGCCAGCGCCTCACTTTCCAGGAAATAAAGCCTTACCACGGCCGAATCGGCCAGATAGGAATTTTGCGGTTTGATTGTAAAATTTTTATCCAGATAATAATTACTGTTAGCCTGTCTGACGCCCGAAGTGTTGACATAAGCCTGCACATCCGTATTGCCGATATTTTGCCCATTGGCATTAACCGACGCCACAAGCTTATTGTTTTTCAGAAAATGCACCCAATTATTGGTGGCGGGAACATTTTGCGTAATGGGTGAACCCGTGCTTGCTTCGTCATAAATCCCATTGGCCTGGTCATAAATATGGATGTCGTCCAAAGCGATGCCTTCCCTGTTATTGAAATTATCGGCACTGAAAACAAAGCGTATCTTCAAACTGGCAAACCCCGTGGGCAACGGAATAGTAGCCACATGCCATCTTACAAAATCCTGGATGCTCCAGGACCCTTTTCCGGAGTATGTTTTGTTGTACCAACTTGTGCCCTGCCCCTGCATCCCCAGCCTCGTCCATGCACCGCCATCACCCGAATATTCCAGGTAGGCAATGTCGCACGGCACGGGGTCACAAACTTCCATATCCAGCGCCACGCTGAAACTCAGTGTGGGTGCATTCAGCCCGGTAACATTGAAGCAGGGTGATATCAGATAAGATTCTTCCCGGTCGTTGTTTGTGCCTGCAAGATTGGTTTTCCAAATATTCTTCCCGCTGGGAGCGGTATTTATTTGCGTAGAAACGGGCTTTCCGTGCTGCCAGGAGCTGTTTGTTCCTTTTGTATACCAATGGCCGTCATTGCTTTCAAAGTTTTCGAGATAAGGATAAGCGCTGATCACCGGCGCGTTATGGATTTTTACCGTCAGCGTATCATTCAACCGGTAACTATCCGTATCCAAACCAGCCCAAACCTTTATCACATGCCAGCCGTAAGCTGACAAATCCACTTTATCATTGAATGTATAGTCGATGGTCGTCCGCTTGGCCAGCGAAGCAATGGTGTCGGTGATAATGGAACCATCGTTCAGTTGCAGATAAACCGGAATGTTGGTAATGGTCCTCGCTGAGCTGTTGCGAATTTGTGCTATAACAGGTTCAGCATTGCCTAAACCGCAATTTTCGGCTGCCGGCTGCGTAACGGCCAATGTTTGAATGTCATCCGTAACCACATAAAGCATAATGTCATCAAATGAATAACCCGCCCCGGTCATGTAATCGGCGGCGATAATCTTGCCCCACTGGCCCCAGCGGACCTGAAAACTGGATGAGAAATTTTTGTTGTTCAAAGCCAGCAGTTTGCTGAGCTCGATTCCCTGCGGCATTTTATAGCCGTCCTGAGCAGAATTTTGATTTGCAAACAGGTCATAAGCTTCAATCCAGGGATCGGTGTCTGCTCCACGGATCCAGACGCGGTTGTTGGCATTGGTCTTTTGTCCGTGATTTTTGTATTTAAAATTCAACCTTACATCCACATCTTCTACATCAAAAGCGGCGAGATTGAATGTTCCGTCCAGATAACTGATGTTTCCTGCTGAAAAATAACGGTTCGCGTCGAGCGTCAACGCCCTTTGGCCCGAGGCGGCCATGCCGGTGTTCAGAAATGTCCTCAAACGTCCGGCCGTAGTGGAAGAACTGAAATCATATCTGCCGTCACCGGTGAGCCCCGTCTGACTTTTCACCCAGGTCTGAATGGGCAGGTTTTCAATGTCATCCAAAAAAGGCAAAGCGATCTGATCATTGGGCAGCTGCCTGAAACTTTTGGTAAGCGTGTCGTTGGCTGAAATCAGATCAGGCTGACTGTGGATAAAAACCTGCAAATTATAATCACGCACCTGGCTCATATCAGCGCCAATGCTGAATGTATGGTCATATGTTTTTCCTTTTTCGATAAAAGGCGATATAGTCTGCGGCGGGATGGCTTGCCCATCCAGAACATAACCTACCTCAACGGGCCCGTTAAAGTCCACATCATCCAGGTTTTTGATCCTGATCTTGACAAAAATCGCATTACCAAGCTCCGAAGAGGTGTTTTTCCGCCCAGAACCAACTGGTGTCAGTATGGATTCAATTTTTAAATCATTGTCGGAAATGGTACCGGCACAGGTCCCGCTGTCCGGCCTCCTCGAAATGGCAAGCCCTCTTCTGCCCGGATGCCCGTTGATGCGCGCCCGGACCGACATGGTATAAGTAGAATCTTTCAACATTCCGCTCAGCACATACTTGTTTTGCGTCGTGGTGCCCACAGGCATCATCTCTTCGCCTTTCAAAAGCATTATCTCGTAGTCCGTTGCGCCCGGGACGGCGGTCCAGTCAAGGGAGATGTAACCCTCACATTGCAGGCTGGATAAAGTCAGGGCCGGGATGCCGACAATGGTAAAGGCTTCGCTGCTGCTTTCGCCAACCACATTGTTATTCTTCTTGTGAATGACCTTGATTTTGGCTTGATCCGTGGTCGTCCCGGCCGGGATGGTCCAGGTTGTCTGCCTTATTGCAGCAGCCAGGTTCGCGGCAATATTTGTCCATGAGCCACCATTATTGGTTGAAAACTGAACTGTATAAGTGCTCTGTGGATCCGTAGGAGCATTCCAGCTGATGATCAAGGCATCCCCATCTTTCAATCGCTCATTACCTAGCGGGTAAGTGATGGTGGTTGCGGCAGGAATGAAATCATAAACGACGAAATACTCCTGGGAAGGGTTCTGCGGAACGGCGTGGCCATTGACCGAGATTGTGTAATTCCCTGCAGCAGGATTATTGATGGTAACCTGCTCCACATTATTGACACGGTCCGCGCCGGTCGTGGCTGTCGCATTTACTTTCGACGGCGTAGGATCGAGCAGCCTGGGAAGTGTCGGATTGTTCGATGGATCTGATACTTTCAAATCCAGGTCGTTGACCAGGTTTTGAGTAGAAAGCACTGCTGCTGCCGGATCATTATAATACAGCATTACTTTCAACTGCGCCGTTCCTGCCGGAACCTGAATGTTATGCGTTAATGTCTGCTGATGTTCAACCGACCCGCTTACGTAGTTTTTATCTTCCAGCATTTTCACAGACCGCGAAAGATCCATCCAGCCAAAGCCAAACTTATAATCCGGGCCTTCATTTCCCCTGTCCGTTGCGCCATTGCAGATCAGCGCTTTCATCAATGCATTTTTAGGATTGGCGCCGCCGTTGACCTGACGAAACCGCTCGTAAAGCAACGCCAGACCACCCGAAATCGCCGGGCTCGACATACTCGTTCCACTTCCATTAGTATAAAGGTTAGTGGGAATCGTCGACCGGACCGATGAGCCTAATGCCACAATTTCCGGCTTGATGCGCCCGTCACGCACAGGCCCGACGCTTGAATTGCTTGCGATCGCTCCTCCATCGGTCGTATTGCCGACACTGATGACGTTTTTGGCAGTCTGATAACCGCTGATCACATTGCCAAAACCCAGTGGATATGGAGAACAGGTGCCTCCACCGCTGTTACCCGCCGAAAAAACGTGTTGTAGATTGGGCAATTGAAATGCCTGTTCGTCCAGAATGCGTGAATAGAGATCGTAAATGCCGTAAGTTTCGCAATTGTTTATCTCGCCACCGTAAGAGTTATTGGTCACAACCATCCCGAAATCATTCACATACTGCGGAGAATAGGCAATGATATTGGAGAAACTTTGCGAAACAATGGTCGCTTTGGGCGCATAACCTGCATAAAGCTCGTTCATAATGCCTGCCCCGGCCATGGTTCCCATGGTATGCATGCCATGCTGCCCGGCTTCAATGGCAGCCCGGTTAATAATGCGGTTATTGAAATCAATGTGCAGCATGGGATTGGCATCATCGCCATGCCCAAGGACAACACCCTTTCCTGTCAGCTTACGGCCATTGGGTAATGTTGAATGCAGCAAACCGGCACGCCCATTTACAAGGCTCCGGTTGTTAAATGCTTTATCCTGAGCTGGTGCGGCTTGCACATACTGGACAAATGGCTGTCCGGCAAGCTCCTTAATGCGGTTATCCGGAATGCGTAAGGCAACAACCTGATAATCTTTATATTGATCCGAAATAATTTCAAAACCCTTTGCCTTCAACTGGCTGCTGATTTCCTGATAAGTAAAAGATCGGGGATAATTAATCCAGACGTCCACCGTGCCCGGCAACTTGACTGCATGAACAGGAAGCTGACCTTTGGCAAGTCCCGGCTGCATTTTTTGTTCAGGAGTTAATTCAAAAATGGCCCGTCCGTGCATCCGGGCCAACGCACTTTTATCCGAATTGCCGGCGACTGTTGCTGTATAAGCATTGTTGGGAATGTAATCCAGCAACTCAATGCCCTGCTTTTTAAGCTCATCCCGCTCCGCATTGTTCGGGATGGATTCAAACTGTATCACAACGAAAGTACGCGAACCGTCTGCCGCTGTTCTGAGATTGGCGCCTTGCTTGTTGGCGCTGATATTTTTTTCGGGAGTGAATGACCCGCTGTTTAAAAGGACCTTAAAATCCTTACCGTTCTGGGCGGTAACTGATAGGGAGGTTAGTGCGAAAAACGATAGTGTGTGGTAAAGTTTCTTCCATTCCATAACATTTTAATAATAAGTACGACAGGTAATTCTAGTGTAAATATGCTCGATTTACAAATTAATTCTAGCATTGTTTAACTAGTTACCAACACTATAAGTCAACTAATTGACATTTAGGCCAATAACACCTTCAACCGACCCTATTTGAGCATCTTATTTTTTGTGAATCCTCAGCTCACATTTTGCAGGTCACATTAATTTTGTATTTGCCTGACCACTGGGTTAACTTCGCAATTTATTTTCCACGTTACTTTTGCGTTGTCAGCAGCGCGCACAGACTCTATGAACCTATACGGCCTGATCGGATTTCCCCTGACCCACTCTTTTTCAAAGCGCTATTTCACCGACAAGTTTCTCCGTGAGAAAATCAGGGAAAGCAGCTACGAACTGTTTGAAATGAGCTCACTGGAAGGATTGCCGGCTTTATTAAAAAAGAAGACGGATCTGAAAGGTTTGAATGTGACTATTCCCTTTAAAACAGAGGTAATATCCTACCTGGATGATCTGGACGATGCTTCTGCGGAGCGTATCGGAGCCGTTAACACCATCAAAATATATGCTGACGGCAGCACAAAAGGTTTCAATACAGACTATTACGGCTTCCGACAGTCGCTGGAAGAATGGATGGACAAGCGGGGTGAAAAGTGCAGCAATTTCAGTGCATTGGTGCTAGGAAATGGCGGCGCTGCCAAAGCGGTCCAGGTTGCTTTGCAGGATATGCATATGGATTATAAGCTGGTTTCCCGCCAGAAAAGTGATGACTCCATCATGTATGAGGAATTGACGGAAGAAGTCATGAATTCATTTTTACTGATCATCAATACAACGCCGCTGGGCATGTATCCCAAAATTGAGGAGTGCCCTAATATTCCTTACCAGTTCGTTACAAAAAAGCATTATCTGTACGACCTGGTCTACAATCCTGCGGAAACATTGTTCCTGAAAAAAGGGGCTGAGAAGGGCGCAGCTGTTCAGAATGGCCTGAAAATGCTGGAACTGCAAGCAGAAAAAGCCTGGGAGATCTGGACGCAGGAAGAAAACTTGTGGAGCGTTTAAATGCGGGAATAATAGGTCCAGAGATCTTTTTCTACTTTTTCGGACGACGTAAGAATGCCGGTTGCAACAGGGGTTTTTACGCCATTACCAATAACCGGCGGGCCCTGGCAACGACGGATCTCGTCCCATAAGCCGGCCTGCAAAAACGCATTGATCACTGCGGCACCGCCTTCAACAAAAATGGACTGGATTTTACGGGCTAACAGGCTTGTGAGCATTTGTCCGATCTCGTCTGCACCCGGGTTAACTTTTAAATAACTGATGTTCAAACTGGACGAATAACGCTCTGGCGAATCCGGCAAGCTGCTCTCCTGCAAATAATTAACAACAATAGTCGGCTGTATTTTGCTGAATAAATTCAATGTCTGGGGAAGTTGCAAATGTCTGTCCAGGACAACGCGCACCGGATCACGGCCTTCCCAATTGCGAACATTCAGCCTGGGATTGTCCATTAATGCGGTTTTGTAACCAACCAAAATTGCGTCTTCCTCCGTCCGCCATTGATGCACGCGCATGTTTGAAAGCGTTCCGCTGATCCGCAGTGGCCCGCCCGTTTCCGGTCCAAGAAATCCGTCGGCCGTTTCGGCCCATTTCAGGATTACATAAGGCCTTTTCTGCTCCATAGAAGTGAAAAACCGCTTGTTGAGCGCCAAACCTTCCGCTGCCAGCACGCCGATTTCAACCTCAATCCCAGCGTCCAGCATACGCGAAATGCCTCTTCCTGACACCAGTGGGTTGGGATCATTGTTGCAAATGACCACTTTTTTGAGTCGCTTACTAATGATCAGATCCGCGCAGGGAGGCGTCTTGCCCATATGTGAGCAAGGCTCCAATGTAACATATGCCGTGGATGCGGGCAGCAAATGCGCATTTCCTTTTAATTCGGCATCCTTAACAGCCCAAACTTCCGCGTGCGGACCGCCATACTGCCGGTGCCAGCCCTCTCCTATGATTTCGCCTTCATGGACGATCACGCACCCCACCATCGGGTTAGGACTTACACTTCCCCGACCGTTGCCGGCAAGCTGCAAAGCCCGTCTCATCCATTGAATATCTGCGTCCATGCGGCAAAAATACAAACCTCCTTTTAAACTCAACTTTCGTGAGTTCCTATTATTTGCTAACTTTCCGACATTGGAATAAAAAACACCAGAAAATGACTTCGGCACGTCAGTTATATCAATATATACTAAAAGGCATTACAGTTTATCCCGAAAAAGAAGCGCAGGCAATCGCTTTTATGTTACTCGAACATTATATGCGGCTTCGCAATATTGATGTACTTGTGGACAGACCGGTTCCTGAAAACACGGCCCAGCCGGATTGGGATACGATTATCGCGCGGTTGAATGACAATGAACCCGTTCAGCATATCATCGGATCCACCGAGTTTTGCGGACTCGAATTCCGCGTTTCATCCTCCGTACTGATCCCGCGCCCCGAAACGGAAGAGCTGGTGAGAATGGTGACCCGCGATTACGCAGAACCGGACAAAAATATTTCTATTCTCGACATTGGAACCGGCAGTGGCTGCATTGCCATTGTGCTTGCACGTTTCCTGCCACACGTTTCGGTACACGCCTGGGATGTTTCGGATGAAGCCCTGGAAGTTGCCCGCGAAAATGCGCGTCAGCTCATTGCCGACGTAACTTTTGCCAAGCAGGATATGCTTAATGTCACGTTCCCGCTCCCCGGCAACATTATCCAGTTTGACTGCCTCGTGAGTAACCCGCCATATGTAACTTACTCAGAGCAGGAACATATGCGCCCGAATGTCCTTCGTTTTGAACCCCACGAAGCATTATTTGTGGAAGACAGCGACCCATTGCTGTTTTACAAAGCCATCGCAGATTTTGGCATACACCATTTAAAACCCGAAGGAAAGTGTTACGTAGAAATCAACGAGCACTTCGGAGCCGGGACCAAGCAGGTTTTTGAGGAAAGAAATTATAAGAACGTAGAAATCCTGCGCGACATCCACGGAAAAGACCGCTTCGTAAGAGCGATCTGGAAGTAAACATCCGCCGGGGGCCAAAGGAAACCGCCAACATATAGACCAATCATCAATGTATATAGAGAAAATAAAGGATGTGCTGAATGAGATGGGCAAGGTGGTTGTGGGGCAGGACAAACTGCTCAACAGGCTCCTGATAGGTCTTTTCACCGGCGGCCATATCCTGCTGGAAGGTGTACCCGGACTAGCCAAAACACTGACGATCAATGTGATGGCAAAGGTGCTGCACCTTGATTTCAAAAGGATCCAGTTTACGCCCGACCTGCTGCCCGCCGATTTGATCGGGACGATGATCTATAAGCCTAAGATTGGGGATTATGAGGTAAAAAAGGGGCCTATTTTTTCAAATATTATTCTTGCCGATGAGGTGAACCGCTCCCCTGCCAAGGTGCAGTCGGCTTTGCTGGAAGCCATGCAGGAAAAACAGGTAACGATCGGGGATGAAACTTATCTGCTCGACCGGCCATTTGTGGTGCTCGCAACGCAGAACCCGGTGGAGCAGGAAGGAACCTACCCGCTTCCGGAAGCGCAGATCGACCGTTTTATGATGAAAGTCTACGTCGATTACCTTGAAAAGGACAAAGAACTGGAAGTAATGCGCCGCATGTC of Dyadobacter chenhuakuii contains these proteins:
- a CDS encoding nucleoside hydrolase; the encoded protein is MYSQTGSRLPKTLILDTDIGPDYDDVGAMAVMHALADKGEVRPLAVIASNKNEYVVPTIDLINTFFGRPELPTGAPKGAGAPAFGATQKWPEMLVEKYPHKIKNTADAEDAVTVYRKILAKQPDQSVTIVTIGFLTNLANLLDSKPDAHSPLSGLGLVKKKVSGLVSMAGKFPAGREYNVYADSLASQKVFTEWPTEIIFSGFEIGQEIRTGVHVIANERLKGPVKDAYQMAMSKSKEDANGRQSWDQTAVLVGVRGVQPYFGLKRGKIVITDGNNTWQDDPMGPHAYLTPGMPTAQLTALIEGLMMWEGKK
- a CDS encoding shikimate dehydrogenase family protein yields the protein MNLYGLIGFPLTHSFSKRYFTDKFLREKIRESSYELFEMSSLEGLPALLKKKTDLKGLNVTIPFKTEVISYLDDLDDASAERIGAVNTIKIYADGSTKGFNTDYYGFRQSLEEWMDKRGEKCSNFSALVLGNGGAAKAVQVALQDMHMDYKLVSRQKSDDSIMYEELTEEVMNSFLLIINTTPLGMYPKIEECPNIPYQFVTKKHYLYDLVYNPAETLFLKKGAEKGAAVQNGLKMLELQAEKAWEIWTQEENLWSV
- a CDS encoding AAA family ATPase, with the protein product MYIEKIKDVLNEMGKVVVGQDKLLNRLLIGLFTGGHILLEGVPGLAKTLTINVMAKVLHLDFKRIQFTPDLLPADLIGTMIYKPKIGDYEVKKGPIFSNIILADEVNRSPAKVQSALLEAMQEKQVTIGDETYLLDRPFVVLATQNPVEQEGTYPLPEAQIDRFMMKVYVDYLEKDKELEVMRRMSDINYDYQIKPILNKEDIFAIRNNVNKVNISETLEKYIIELVFATRRPLDYGLRDEARYIQFGVSPRATIYLNRAAKALAYLEGRDYVLPEDIKELAPDIMNHRILLNYEAEADGVRTMAIIDSILRKVAIG
- the ribD gene encoding bifunctional diaminohydroxyphosphoribosylaminopyrimidine deaminase/5-amino-6-(5-phosphoribosylamino)uracil reductase RibD, producing the protein MDADIQWMRRALQLAGNGRGSVSPNPMVGCVIVHEGEIIGEGWHRQYGGPHAEVWAVKDAELKGNAHLLPASTAYVTLEPCSHMGKTPPCADLIISKRLKKVVICNNDPNPLVSGRGISRMLDAGIEVEIGVLAAEGLALNKRFFTSMEQKRPYVILKWAETADGFLGPETGGPLRISGTLSNMRVHQWRTEEDAILVGYKTALMDNPRLNVRNWEGRDPVRVVLDRHLQLPQTLNLFSKIQPTIVVNYLQESSLPDSPERYSSSLNISYLKVNPGADEIGQMLTSLLARKIQSIFVEGGAAVINAFLQAGLWDEIRRCQGPPVIGNGVKTPVATGILTSSEKVEKDLWTYYSRI
- a CDS encoding S8 family serine peptidase, coding for MEWKKLYHTLSFFALTSLSVTAQNGKDFKVLLNSGSFTPEKNISANKQGANLRTAADGSRTFVVIQFESIPNNAERDELKKQGIELLDYIPNNAYTATVAGNSDKSALARMHGRAIFELTPEQKMQPGLAKGQLPVHAVKLPGTVDVWINYPRSFTYQEISSQLKAKGFEIISDQYKDYQVVALRIPDNRIKELAGQPFVQYVQAAPAQDKAFNNRSLVNGRAGLLHSTLPNGRKLTGKGVVLGHGDDANPMLHIDFNNRIINRAAIEAGQHGMHTMGTMAGAGIMNELYAGYAPKATIVSQSFSNIIAYSPQYVNDFGMVVTNNSYGGEINNCETYGIYDLYSRILDEQAFQLPNLQHVFSAGNSGGGTCSPYPLGFGNVISGYQTAKNVISVGNTTDGGAIASNSSVGPVRDGRIKPEIVALGSSVRSTIPTNLYTNGSGTSMSSPAISGGLALLYERFRQVNGGANPKNALMKALICNGATDRGNEGPDYKFGFGWMDLSRSVKMLEDKNYVSGSVEHQQTLTHNIQVPAGTAQLKVMLYYNDPAAAVLSTQNLVNDLDLKVSDPSNNPTLPRLLDPTPSKVNATATTGADRVNNVEQVTINNPAAGNYTISVNGHAVPQNPSQEYFVVYDFIPAATTITYPLGNERLKDGDALIISWNAPTDPQSTYTVQFSTNNGGSWTNIAANLAAAIRQTTWTIPAGTTTDQAKIKVIHKKNNNVVGESSSEAFTIVGIPALTLSSLQCEGYISLDWTAVPGATDYEIMLLKGEEMMPVGTTTQNKYVLSGMLKDSTYTMSVRARINGHPGRRGLAISRRPDSGTCAGTISDNDLKIESILTPVGSGRKNTSSELGNAIFVKIRIKNLDDVDFNGPVEVGYVLDGQAIPPQTISPFIEKGKTYDHTFSIGADMSQVRDYNLQVFIHSQPDLISANDTLTKSFRQLPNDQIALPFLDDIENLPIQTWVKSQTGLTGDGRYDFSSSTTAGRLRTFLNTGMAASGQRALTLDANRYFSAGNISYLDGTFNLAAFDVEDVDVRLNFKYKNHGQKTNANNRVWIRGADTDPWIEAYDLFANQNSAQDGYKMPQGIELSKLLALNNKNFSSSFQVRWGQWGKIIAADYMTGAGYSFDDIMLYVVTDDIQTLAVTQPAAENCGLGNAEPVIAQIRNSSARTITNIPVYLQLNDGSIITDTIASLAKRTTIDYTFNDKVDLSAYGWHVIKVWAGLDTDSYRLNDTLTVKIHNAPVISAYPYLENFESNDGHWYTKGTNSSWQHGKPVSTQINTAPSGKNIWKTNLAGTNNDREESYLISPCFNVTGLNAPTLSFSVALDMEVCDPVPCDIAYLEYSGDGGAWTRLGMQGQGTSWYNKTYSGKGSWSIQDFVRWHVATIPLPTGFASLKIRFVFSADNFNNREGIALDDIHIYDQANGIYDEASTGSPITQNVPATNNWVHFLKNNKLVASVNANGQNIGNTDVQAYVNTSGVRQANSNYYLDKNFTIKPQNSYLADSAVVRLYFLESEALALVNATGCNTCDKPANAYELGISKFKSTDLSKEDGNIDNSLGIGWTFHPSANVKKVPYDRGYYAELKVKTFSEFWLAKNFIGSGEALPVSLISFSARKKDADGDKSVLLEWQTTSEENFDHFEIEVAAGNDAYRQNQFVKLGEMISRGGLNVTQGYAFTDKRSSQTGVLYYRLKMVDTDKSYRYSSVKPVFFDDKPSWQVYPNPSTGMFYVTYQANTGAEVTVNVYDNGGRMYQRSKSAATGFVQKHKMDLTGAEYGSGTYLLEVVSGKEKQVFHVLKH
- the prmC gene encoding peptide chain release factor N(5)-glutamine methyltransferase, with amino-acid sequence MTSARQLYQYILKGITVYPEKEAQAIAFMLLEHYMRLRNIDVLVDRPVPENTAQPDWDTIIARLNDNEPVQHIIGSTEFCGLEFRVSSSVLIPRPETEELVRMVTRDYAEPDKNISILDIGTGSGCIAIVLARFLPHVSVHAWDVSDEALEVARENARQLIADVTFAKQDMLNVTFPLPGNIIQFDCLVSNPPYVTYSEQEHMRPNVLRFEPHEALFVEDSDPLLFYKAIADFGIHHLKPEGKCYVEINEHFGAGTKQVFEERNYKNVEILRDIHGKDRFVRAIWK